In one window of Nakamurella sp. PAMC28650 DNA:
- a CDS encoding DNA polymerase Y family protein, giving the protein MTQEAKAPPDRARTLVIWCPDWPAVAGARQAGKPASDPVAVFHANRVQTCTAAARAEGIRVGQRRRDAQSRCPELLVLKADEDRDARLFEPVVTAVESVAPGVEILRPGMIACSARGPARFFGNETAAAERIVDIVEALDVECSVGIADSLSVAVLAARQVRIVPTGGDGAFCAGLPISELARDPAISPPDRMELVDLLVRLGITTAGAFAALPDVKVATRFGTDAVVAHRLAKGLAERGMSRRIIPEELAVEQSFDPSLERVDSAAFAARALAERLHARLADAGLACTRLAISAKTDRGGELTRIWRCARPLTAAATADRLRWQLDGWLTAGRTAAAHGPGGITLLRLEPMEAIGAGLVQYGLWGSDGQDDQRAGWSFARVQGLLGPESVLSPVRSGGRGPIERITLLPWGEEKVPARDPAAPWPGALPSPSPARLPTTEISVTMLDEYGAPVGISDRGLLSGMPARLHGGQLDTSWIRSWAGPWLLDERWWSSPVSTPPRHRARLQVLPDAGPAMLLLFGIDGWQIEGVYD; this is encoded by the coding sequence GTGACTCAGGAGGCAAAGGCGCCACCCGATCGCGCCCGCACGCTGGTGATCTGGTGTCCGGACTGGCCTGCGGTGGCCGGTGCACGGCAGGCGGGGAAGCCTGCATCGGATCCGGTGGCCGTCTTCCACGCCAACCGGGTCCAGACGTGCACGGCAGCGGCGAGGGCCGAGGGCATCAGGGTCGGTCAGCGCAGGCGGGACGCCCAGTCCCGCTGCCCGGAGCTGTTGGTGCTCAAGGCGGACGAGGATCGTGATGCCCGACTGTTCGAGCCGGTGGTCACCGCGGTCGAATCGGTGGCTCCGGGGGTGGAGATCCTCCGGCCGGGGATGATCGCCTGCTCCGCGCGGGGCCCGGCACGGTTCTTCGGGAACGAGACCGCCGCTGCCGAGCGAATCGTCGACATCGTCGAGGCCCTCGACGTCGAATGTTCCGTCGGTATCGCGGACTCGCTCTCGGTGGCGGTGCTGGCCGCCCGGCAGGTGAGGATCGTGCCGACCGGCGGTGATGGTGCGTTCTGTGCCGGGCTGCCGATCTCCGAGCTGGCCAGGGACCCGGCCATCTCCCCGCCGGACCGGATGGAACTGGTGGATCTACTGGTCCGCCTCGGCATCACCACTGCTGGGGCCTTCGCGGCATTGCCGGACGTCAAGGTGGCCACCCGGTTCGGAACGGATGCGGTGGTCGCGCACCGACTGGCCAAAGGGCTTGCGGAGCGGGGGATGTCACGACGGATCATTCCCGAGGAGCTGGCCGTCGAGCAGTCGTTCGACCCGTCGCTGGAGCGGGTCGATTCGGCCGCTTTCGCAGCCAGGGCGCTGGCCGAGCGGTTGCACGCCCGGCTGGCCGACGCCGGACTGGCCTGTACCCGGCTGGCGATCAGCGCGAAGACCGATCGGGGAGGGGAGCTGACCCGGATCTGGCGTTGCGCCCGGCCACTGACCGCGGCGGCGACCGCCGACCGGTTGCGGTGGCAGCTCGACGGATGGTTGACCGCCGGCCGCACCGCCGCCGCGCATGGCCCAGGGGGCATCACCCTGCTCCGGCTCGAACCGATGGAGGCGATCGGTGCGGGCCTGGTGCAGTACGGGCTCTGGGGGTCGGACGGTCAGGACGATCAACGGGCCGGGTGGTCCTTCGCCAGGGTCCAGGGCCTGCTCGGCCCCGAGTCGGTGCTCTCGCCGGTGCGTTCCGGTGGCCGTGGCCCCATCGAGCGGATCACCCTGCTGCCGTGGGGTGAGGAGAAGGTGCCGGCCCGTGATCCGGCCGCACCATGGCCGGGAGCCCTGCCGTCCCCGTCCCCGGCCCGTCTGCCGACGACCGAGATCTCGGTGACGATGCTCGACGAGTACGGGGCACCGGTCGGCATCAGCGACAGAGGACTGCTCAGCGGTATGCCGGCCCGGCTGCACGGTGGTCAGCTCGATACGTCCTGGATCCGGAGCTGGGCCGGTCCCTGGTTGCTGGACGAGCGATGGTGGTCCTCGCCGGTGAGCACGCCGCCCAGACACCGGGCCCGGCTGCAGGTCCTGCCCGACGCCGGTCCGGCGATGCTGTTGCTGTTCGGGATCGACGGCTGGCAGATCGAGGGGGTGTACGACTGA
- the hisH gene encoding imidazole glycerol phosphate synthase subunit HisH has translation MVGVKVVVLDYGSGNLASAERALRRTGADVEVTGDFETAMAADGLVVPGVGAYAACMAGLRAVRGDRIIGRRLAGARPVLGICVGMQIMFESGVEHGEQTEGVGEWPGTVEKLHAPIVPHMGWNTLLPAPESKLFAGLDPETRFYFVHSYAVRRWELEVTGPFTPPAVTWAEHGGDRFVAAVENGPLSATQFHPEKSGDAGAEVLERWVATL, from the coding sequence GTGGTTGGTGTGAAGGTCGTCGTCCTGGACTACGGCTCCGGGAATCTCGCCTCGGCGGAGCGGGCGTTGCGCCGTACCGGTGCCGACGTCGAGGTGACCGGGGATTTCGAGACCGCCATGGCCGCCGACGGTCTGGTGGTGCCCGGGGTGGGCGCCTATGCCGCCTGCATGGCGGGTCTGCGGGCGGTGCGGGGTGATCGGATCATCGGCCGGCGACTGGCCGGGGCGCGTCCGGTGCTCGGCATCTGCGTCGGCATGCAGATCATGTTCGAGTCCGGGGTCGAACACGGCGAGCAGACCGAGGGCGTCGGCGAATGGCCGGGCACCGTGGAGAAACTGCATGCCCCGATCGTTCCGCACATGGGCTGGAACACCCTGCTGCCCGCTCCGGAGTCCAAGCTGTTCGCCGGGCTCGACCCGGAGACCAGGTTCTACTTCGTGCACTCGTACGCCGTCCGGCGATGGGAGTTGGAGGTCACCGGCCCGTTCACGCCGCCGGCGGTGACGTGGGCCGAGCACGGAGGTGACCGGTTCGTCGCCGCGGTGGAGAACGGACCGTTGTCGGCGACCCAGTTCCACCCGGAGAAGTCCGGTGACGCGGGTGCAGAAGTACTCGAGCGCTGGGTAGCCACGCTCTGA
- the hisB gene encoding imidazoleglycerol-phosphate dehydratase HisB produces the protein MTADRRARIERTTSESSVLVDIDLDGSGKVDISTGVRFFDHMLTAFGVHGSFDLTVRSTGDIDIDAHHTVEDTAIVLGQALAQALGDKSGIRRFGDAFIPMDETLAHAAVDLSGRPFSVHTGEPESILGFTVGNNYPVVLNRHVFDSLAFHARIALHVRVIHGRDPHHICEAQYKAVARALRAAAEPDPRVGGIPSTKGVL, from the coding sequence GTGACCGCCGACCGCCGGGCCAGGATCGAACGGACGACGAGTGAGTCCTCCGTCCTGGTGGACATCGACCTGGACGGCAGCGGGAAGGTCGACATCTCCACCGGTGTCCGGTTCTTCGATCACATGCTGACCGCGTTCGGGGTGCACGGATCGTTCGACCTGACGGTCAGATCGACCGGCGACATCGACATCGATGCGCACCACACCGTCGAGGACACCGCCATCGTGCTGGGCCAGGCACTGGCGCAGGCGCTGGGGGACAAGTCCGGCATCCGGCGGTTCGGCGACGCCTTCATCCCGATGGACGAGACGCTCGCACACGCCGCCGTCGACCTGTCCGGTCGTCCGTTCTCGGTGCACACAGGCGAACCGGAATCGATCCTTGGTTTCACCGTCGGCAACAACTATCCGGTGGTACTGAACCGACATGTCTTCGACTCCCTGGCTTTTCACGCGAGGATCGCGCTGCACGTGCGGGTGATCCACGGACGCGACCCGCATCACATCTGCGAGGCGCAGTACAAGGCCGTCGCCCGCGCCCTGCGGGCAGCGGCCGAGCCGGATCCGCGGGTGGGTGGGATTCCCTCGACCAAGGGTGTGCTGTGA
- a CDS encoding carbon-nitrogen hydrolase family protein encodes MSGAREPLRIAAVQCLSHPGDIAGTVAEHARQIDEAAELGADVVLFPELSLTGYEPDLIDLHGLRITPDSAVLQPISLICQRRRVHALVGAPTASGSLPQIGVLHIDPRGAVRQIYAKQHLAVGEIGIFSAGTSPGRLTVNGWKLAMAVCADAAMESHAAAASESGADAYLVGALFVIGREKQIDVQMRQAARKGMWVVLAQYSGGTGGGPACGLSGAWRPDGREVTRLGAGPGIALVDLT; translated from the coding sequence ATGAGCGGAGCCCGGGAACCGCTGCGCATCGCCGCCGTGCAATGCCTTTCGCACCCCGGGGACATCGCCGGCACCGTCGCCGAACACGCCCGGCAGATCGACGAGGCCGCCGAGCTCGGTGCCGACGTCGTGCTGTTCCCTGAGCTCTCGCTCACCGGCTACGAGCCTGACCTGATCGATCTGCACGGCCTCCGGATCACCCCGGACAGCGCGGTGCTGCAACCGATCTCGCTGATCTGCCAGCGGCGCAGGGTGCATGCCCTGGTCGGGGCGCCGACGGCGAGCGGGTCGCTACCGCAGATCGGAGTGCTGCACATCGACCCCCGCGGGGCCGTGCGGCAGATCTATGCGAAGCAGCATCTGGCCGTCGGCGAGATCGGCATCTTCAGTGCCGGTACCTCTCCCGGTCGGCTGACCGTCAACGGCTGGAAACTGGCGATGGCGGTCTGTGCGGACGCTGCCATGGAGTCGCACGCGGCCGCCGCGAGCGAGTCCGGAGCCGATGCCTACCTCGTCGGCGCTCTGTTCGTGATCGGTCGCGAGAAGCAGATCGACGTGCAGATGCGGCAGGCGGCGAGGAAGGGCATGTGGGTGGTGCTCGCCCAGTACTCCGGCGGAACCGGCGGCGGTCCGGCCTGCGGACTTTCCGGCGCATGGCGACCGGACGGCCGCGAGGTGACCCGGCTGGGCGCCGGCCCGGGTATTGCCCTTGTGGATCTCACCTAG
- a CDS encoding error-prone DNA polymerase codes for MGWSNPPVPWRELERALSGLPPLEGRGPPATVSRISGTADLAPIQQPVRRRPEIVVPYAELHCHSAFSFLDGASTPESLAVEAAQLGLEALALTDHDGFYGVVRFAEAAKDVGLRTLYGAELSLELPTGQLGVPDPVGRHLLVLARGQEGYRRLAQQISKAQLEGGEKGRPVYDLDDLAQASDDQWLILTGCRKGSVRRALALGGPALAELEIRRLMDRFGRNNVVVELSNHQQPTDDEDNDELAVLAGSLGLEVVATTGAHYALPRGHRLGTAMAAVRARRSLDEADPYLPAGPAAHLRSGAEMATLFARYPTAVQNSTRFGRECAFDLMLVAPQLPPFDVPPGHDENSHLRVLTMVGAAGRYGSPELRPDAYAQIEKELRIIENLHFPGYFLIVHDIVDFCRRQEILCQGRGSAANSAVCYALGITAVDAVKYGLLFERFLAPERDGPPDIDVDIESDRREEVIQHVYQKYGRERAAQVANVNTFRARMAVRDMAKAMGHSPGQQDAYSKKLDGWVPLAQQEETEHAIPADVLALAAQIQDYPRHLGIHSGGMVICDRPVGEVCPVEWGRKPNRSVLQWDKDDCATIGLVKFDLLGLGMLSALHYAVDLVREHENIEVDFAQLDLEEPAVYEMLRRADSVGVFQVESRAQMATLPRLKPRTFYDLVVEVALIRPGPIQGGSVHPYIRRRNGLEPVVYDHPVMERSLSKTLGIPLFQEQLMQLAVDVAGFDAGEADQLRRAMGAKRSSAKMEKMKTRLYDGMQHLHGITGAAADRIYERLLAFANFGFAESHALSFAALVFYSSWLKLHHPAAFTAALLRAQPMGFYSPQSLVADARRHGVSIRRPDINLSGAQAGLEPGPGGRPAIRLGLAGIRTMGTEVADRIVAARPAAGYRDIDELTRAITLSTPEAEALATSGALDALTLQGEKPNGKDRRRALWAVGAAAGERTGTLPGSMVGLDAPSLPGMSEIELTVADLWATGISPEAYPTEFSREKLDELGVISAKGLADVPHGTRVLVAGMVTHRQRPATASGIIFINLEDESGMINVVCSTGFWSKYRKVARGSTSLLVRGMLERQGAAFSVLAERIATLDLVASTPSRDFR; via the coding sequence ATGGGCTGGTCGAACCCACCGGTGCCGTGGCGGGAACTGGAACGCGCGCTCTCCGGCCTCCCCCCGTTGGAAGGCAGGGGCCCGCCGGCGACGGTCAGCCGAATCTCCGGGACCGCCGATCTCGCCCCGATCCAGCAGCCGGTCCGGCGTCGACCCGAGATCGTCGTGCCCTACGCCGAGTTGCACTGCCACTCGGCGTTCAGTTTCCTGGACGGCGCGTCCACCCCGGAATCGCTTGCGGTGGAGGCGGCCCAGCTGGGGCTGGAGGCGTTGGCCCTCACCGATCACGACGGCTTCTACGGTGTGGTGCGTTTCGCCGAGGCGGCGAAGGACGTCGGTCTCCGCACCCTCTACGGCGCCGAGCTGTCGCTGGAGCTGCCGACCGGGCAGCTCGGTGTGCCGGATCCGGTCGGTCGCCACCTGCTGGTGCTGGCCCGCGGCCAGGAGGGGTACCGCCGGTTGGCGCAGCAGATCAGCAAGGCTCAGCTTGAGGGCGGCGAGAAAGGCCGTCCTGTCTACGATCTCGACGATCTGGCCCAGGCTTCGGACGATCAGTGGTTGATCCTCACCGGCTGTCGCAAAGGCAGTGTCCGGAGGGCTCTGGCCCTGGGCGGCCCGGCGCTGGCCGAGCTGGAGATCCGCCGTCTGATGGATCGGTTCGGGCGGAACAACGTCGTCGTCGAACTGAGCAACCACCAGCAACCCACCGACGACGAGGACAACGACGAACTGGCCGTACTGGCCGGCTCCCTCGGCCTCGAGGTGGTCGCCACCACCGGAGCGCACTACGCCCTTCCCCGGGGGCACCGTCTCGGTACGGCGATGGCTGCGGTCCGGGCCCGGCGAAGTCTGGACGAGGCGGATCCGTATCTGCCCGCCGGGCCGGCGGCGCACCTGCGATCCGGCGCGGAGATGGCCACTCTGTTCGCCAGATACCCGACCGCGGTGCAGAACTCGACGAGGTTCGGACGGGAGTGCGCGTTCGACCTGATGCTGGTCGCCCCGCAGCTGCCGCCGTTCGACGTGCCGCCCGGTCACGACGAGAACAGCCACCTGCGGGTGCTGACGATGGTCGGGGCCGCCGGCCGGTACGGCTCACCCGAGCTTCGCCCCGACGCCTACGCGCAGATCGAGAAAGAGTTGCGCATCATCGAAAATCTGCATTTCCCGGGGTATTTCCTCATCGTGCACGACATCGTCGATTTCTGCCGACGTCAGGAGATCCTTTGCCAGGGAAGAGGTTCGGCGGCGAATTCGGCAGTCTGCTATGCGTTGGGCATCACCGCGGTCGACGCGGTCAAGTACGGGCTGCTCTTCGAGCGGTTCCTCGCCCCGGAGCGTGACGGGCCGCCGGACATCGACGTCGACATCGAGTCCGACCGCCGGGAGGAGGTCATCCAGCACGTCTACCAGAAGTACGGCCGGGAGAGGGCGGCACAGGTGGCCAACGTCAACACCTTCCGCGCGCGAATGGCAGTGCGGGACATGGCCAAGGCGATGGGCCATTCCCCCGGACAGCAGGACGCCTACTCCAAAAAGCTCGACGGCTGGGTCCCGCTGGCCCAACAGGAAGAGACCGAGCACGCCATCCCGGCCGATGTACTGGCGTTGGCTGCCCAGATCCAGGACTACCCGAGGCATCTCGGGATCCACTCCGGTGGCATGGTGATCTGCGACCGACCCGTCGGGGAGGTCTGCCCGGTCGAGTGGGGGCGAAAGCCGAACCGGTCGGTGCTGCAGTGGGACAAGGACGACTGCGCGACGATCGGGCTGGTCAAGTTCGACCTGCTGGGCCTGGGCATGCTGTCGGCGCTGCACTATGCGGTGGATCTGGTGCGCGAGCACGAGAACATCGAGGTGGATTTCGCCCAGCTCGATCTCGAGGAACCGGCGGTCTACGAGATGCTGCGCCGGGCGGACTCGGTCGGCGTCTTCCAGGTCGAGTCCCGCGCGCAGATGGCGACCTTGCCGCGGCTCAAGCCACGCACCTTCTACGACCTGGTGGTGGAGGTCGCGCTCATTCGTCCCGGCCCCATCCAGGGCGGTTCGGTACATCCGTACATCAGGCGTCGCAACGGGCTGGAGCCGGTCGTCTACGACCACCCGGTGATGGAGCGTTCACTGTCCAAGACCCTCGGCATCCCGCTGTTCCAGGAACAGCTGATGCAGCTCGCCGTCGACGTCGCCGGCTTCGACGCCGGTGAGGCCGACCAGCTCAGGAGGGCGATGGGGGCCAAGAGATCCAGCGCCAAGATGGAGAAGATGAAGACCCGGCTCTACGACGGGATGCAGCACCTGCACGGGATCACCGGCGCGGCCGCCGACCGCATCTACGAGCGGCTGCTGGCCTTCGCCAACTTCGGGTTCGCCGAGTCGCACGCCCTCTCCTTCGCCGCGCTGGTCTTCTACTCCTCGTGGCTCAAGCTGCACCACCCCGCAGCATTCACCGCCGCACTGCTGCGGGCCCAGCCGATGGGCTTCTACTCACCGCAGTCGCTGGTCGCCGACGCCCGGCGGCACGGCGTCAGCATCCGCCGGCCCGACATCAATCTCTCGGGAGCGCAGGCCGGGCTGGAGCCGGGGCCGGGGGGCCGGCCGGCGATCAGGCTCGGGCTGGCCGGTATCAGGACGATGGGCACCGAGGTGGCCGACCGGATCGTCGCGGCCCGGCCGGCCGCCGGTTACCGCGACATCGACGAGCTGACCAGAGCGATCACCCTGAGCACCCCGGAGGCCGAGGCGTTGGCCACCTCCGGAGCGCTGGACGCGCTCACCCTCCAGGGCGAGAAACCGAACGGCAAGGACCGACGACGGGCGCTCTGGGCGGTGGGCGCGGCGGCGGGGGAGCGTACCGGGACCCTCCCGGGCTCCATGGTCGGGCTCGATGCGCCGTCCTTGCCGGGGATGAGCGAGATCGAGCTGACGGTCGCCGATCTGTGGGCCACCGGGATCTCGCCGGAGGCATACCCGACCGAGTTCTCGCGGGAGAAGCTGGACGAGCTTGGGGTGATCTCGGCCAAGGGCCTGGCGGACGTCCCCCACGGCACCAGGGTCTTGGTGGCCGGGATGGTGACGCACCGCCAACGCCCGGCCACCGCGTCCGGGATCATCTTCATCAACCTGGAGGACGAGTCGGGGATGATCAACGTCGTCTGTTCGACCGGGTTCTGGTCGAAGTACCGCAAGGTTGCGCGGGGATCGACATCGCTTCTGGTCAGAGGGATGCTGGAACGGCAGGGGGCGGCTTTCTCGGTGCTGGCCGAACGTATCGCCACCCTCGATCTGGTCGCCTCGACGCCTTCCCGGGATTTCCGGTGA
- a CDS encoding histidinol-phosphate transaminase — protein MIGAGARLADLPLRSDLVGRSPYGAPQLDVPVQINTNENPFPPSAALLADLADSVGKAAADLNRYPDRDAVELRTSLAAYLARTTSVPLTVENVWAANGSNEILQQLLQAFGGPGRRALGFEPSYSMHPIISTGTQTQWLPTPRRADFTIDIPAAVAAVAQQQPDILFITSPNNPTGGSIALQDIRAIVAATPGIVVVDEAYAEFSDRPSAIALIDEFPAQVVVSRTMSKAFAFAGGRLGYLAASPAIVDALLLVRLPYHLSVLTQAAALAALRHGEDTLASVARLVRERIRVAAALSALGFEVIDSDANFLLFGRFEDAHAVWQAYLDDGVLIRDPGIPGFLRATVGTEHENDVFLAVSSRLKETV, from the coding sequence ATGATCGGTGCCGGTGCACGGTTGGCCGACCTCCCGCTGCGCAGTGATCTGGTCGGCCGGAGTCCTTACGGCGCACCGCAACTGGACGTGCCGGTCCAGATCAACACCAACGAGAACCCGTTCCCTCCGTCAGCGGCGCTGCTGGCGGATCTGGCGGATTCGGTCGGCAAGGCGGCGGCCGACCTCAACCGCTACCCGGACCGGGACGCCGTCGAACTGCGGACCTCGCTGGCGGCCTACCTCGCCCGCACCACCTCGGTACCGCTGACCGTCGAGAACGTCTGGGCGGCCAACGGTTCGAACGAGATCCTGCAGCAGCTGCTGCAGGCGTTCGGTGGGCCGGGACGTCGTGCACTCGGGTTCGAGCCGTCCTACTCGATGCACCCGATCATCTCCACCGGGACGCAGACGCAATGGTTGCCGACTCCGCGACGGGCTGATTTCACCATCGACATCCCGGCGGCGGTCGCGGCGGTCGCGCAGCAGCAGCCGGACATCCTGTTCATCACCAGCCCGAACAATCCGACCGGTGGATCCATCGCGCTGCAGGATATCCGGGCCATCGTTGCGGCGACGCCCGGCATCGTGGTGGTGGACGAGGCCTACGCCGAGTTCTCCGATCGGCCCAGCGCGATCGCGCTGATCGACGAGTTCCCGGCCCAGGTGGTGGTGTCCAGGACGATGTCCAAGGCCTTCGCCTTCGCCGGTGGCCGGCTCGGGTACCTGGCGGCGTCACCGGCCATCGTCGATGCACTGTTGTTGGTGCGACTGCCCTATCACCTCTCGGTCCTGACCCAGGCGGCCGCGCTGGCCGCCCTGCGGCACGGTGAGGACACGTTGGCCTCGGTGGCGCGGTTGGTCCGCGAACGGATCCGGGTTGCGGCCGCGCTGAGCGCACTCGGCTTCGAGGTGATCGACTCGGACGCCAACTTCCTGCTGTTCGGTCGTTTCGAGGACGCCCACGCGGTGTGGCAGGCCTATCTCGACGACGGTGTGCTGATCCGGGATCCCGGGATCCCGGGGTTCCTGCGTGCCACCGTCGGCACCGAGCATGAGAACGACGTCTTTCTCGCTGTGAGTTCCCGTCTGAAGGAGACTGTGTGA
- the hisD gene encoding histidinol dehydrogenase: MLRRIDLRQGLGNVRNMLPRAAIDVSAAVVAVAPLVEDVRKRGSAAVLDATEKFDGLRPTSLRVPAQVIADAVEALDPAVRAALLESISRARIGHSAQVPTERVTQIAPGGTVTQRWVPVRRVGLYVPGGLAVYPSSVVMNVVPAQVAGVTGIAVTSPPQKSTGWPDATVLAACGLLGVSEVYAAGGAQAIAMLGYGVIDVDGTTIEPVDVITGPGNVYVTAAKRLLRGVVAIDAEAGPTEIAILADEKADADHVAADLVSQAEHDPMAASVLITTSIALANAVEDKVIDRVVRTKHSDRVTAALTGPQSAIVVVASLEDGIKVADAYAAEHLEIQTTDAPIVARRIRNAGAIFVGKYSPVSLGDYCAGSNHVLPTAGCARFSSGLATTTFLKQMQVIEYSRDALAAVADHVLALSSAENLPAHGEAVSARFPDGLPR, from the coding sequence ATGCTGCGCCGGATCGACCTGCGACAAGGACTTGGCAACGTCCGCAACATGCTGCCCAGGGCCGCCATCGACGTCTCGGCTGCGGTGGTCGCCGTCGCGCCGCTGGTGGAGGACGTCCGCAAGCGCGGATCGGCAGCGGTCCTGGACGCCACCGAGAAGTTCGACGGGTTGCGTCCCACCTCGCTCCGGGTGCCGGCGCAGGTGATCGCGGACGCGGTCGAGGCTCTCGACCCCGCGGTGCGGGCGGCCCTGCTGGAATCGATCTCCCGGGCCCGGATCGGCCACTCCGCCCAGGTGCCGACGGAGCGCGTGACGCAGATCGCTCCCGGCGGCACGGTGACCCAGCGGTGGGTCCCGGTCCGTCGCGTCGGGCTGTACGTGCCGGGTGGTCTGGCCGTGTACCCGTCCAGCGTCGTGATGAACGTCGTCCCGGCCCAGGTCGCCGGGGTCACCGGCATCGCCGTCACCTCGCCCCCGCAGAAGAGCACCGGTTGGCCGGATGCCACCGTGCTGGCCGCGTGCGGACTGCTCGGGGTGAGCGAGGTCTATGCCGCCGGTGGGGCACAGGCCATCGCGATGCTGGGCTACGGCGTCATCGACGTCGACGGCACCACCATCGAACCGGTGGACGTGATCACCGGTCCTGGCAACGTCTACGTGACGGCGGCCAAGCGCCTGCTCCGCGGCGTCGTCGCGATCGATGCCGAGGCCGGCCCGACCGAGATCGCCATCCTGGCCGACGAGAAGGCCGACGCCGATCACGTCGCCGCCGACCTGGTGTCGCAGGCCGAGCACGATCCGATGGCCGCCTCGGTCCTGATCACCACCTCGATCGCGCTGGCCAACGCGGTGGAGGACAAGGTCATCGACCGCGTCGTGCGGACCAAGCACAGCGACCGGGTGACGGCTGCGCTGACCGGCCCCCAGTCGGCGATCGTGGTGGTGGCGAGCCTGGAGGACGGCATCAAGGTGGCCGACGCCTACGCGGCCGAACACCTGGAGATCCAGACCACCGACGCCCCGATCGTCGCGCGCCGCATCCGCAACGCGGGCGCGATCTTCGTCGGGAAGTACTCGCCGGTCTCGCTCGGTGACTACTGTGCCGGTTCCAACCACGTGCTGCCCACCGCCGGGTGCGCCCGTTTCTCGTCGGGGTTGGCGACCACCACGTTCCTGAAGCAGATGCAGGTCATCGAGTACTCGCGGGACGCGCTGGCGGCGGTCGCCGATCACGTGCTCGCGCTGTCCTCCGCGGAGAACCTGCCGGCCCACGGAGAGGCCGTGAGCGCCCGCTTCCCGGACGGGTTACCTCGATGA